One window of Nostoc sp. C052 genomic DNA carries:
- a CDS encoding non-ribosomal peptide synthetase translates to MKQNNIEDIYELSPMQQGMLFHKLAAPNSIVYFEQACFRLQTQLNVSAFQKAWQRVVDRHPILRTSFYWDNLDKPYQVVHQQVNLPYVFQDWRQLSFQEQQKQLKAFLKADGDRGFELSQAPLIRLTLIQVDDNTYEFVFSFHHILMEGWSVTWLWKEFYEFYNAFCQGQDLHLERPRPYREYITWLQQQDLNQAEAFWRQKLKEFTLPTPIIVGKSSASFSDQKGGYQRQDISVSATTTTALKSFARKHQLTLNILMKGAWALLLNRYSQESDIVFGSTSSGRPTALADAESMIGLFINTLPLRVQLQNNAYLSPWLKNLQAEEVQMREYEYSPLLKIQQWSEIPRGLQLFDSILVFDNELVDYNQGAIAQSLGVVESQLLGESQSLFDWTNYPLTVKVVPKSDLLNLCISYDTHRFDSATITQMLGHFQTLLESIVSNPEQRICDLQLLTSSEIKQLLVEWNDTKIDYAEDKCIHKLFEEQVERTPDAVAAFFENQQLTYRELNNRANQLAHYLQQLGVKPEVLVGICIERSSETLPQASLDMVIGLLAILKAGGAYIPIDPNYPQERIAFILEDTQTPVLLTQASLLETIPHHKAQVICLDTDWHLITQQSQENVFSEIAPDNLAYVIYTSGSTGKPKGVMIKHANTVAMLDWAKQTFTIEALQGVLASTSICFDLSVFELFVPLCCGGKVILMENALYLPTLPTAQNVTLINTVPSVISQLLRTNSIPASVQTINVAGEPLHHHLVQQLYQQENIQQVFNLYGPSEDTTYSTFALLDKDTSNIPPIGRPIHNTQIYLLDQNLQPVPVGVTGMLYIGGAGLSRGYLNKPELTAERFIPNPYTQLAGERLYQTGDLGRYLPNGEIEYIGRIDYQVKVRGFRIELLEIEALIIEHPEVREAVVTVDSSETDSQRIVAYVVPNSEQTLTISQLRDFLEAKLPNYMVPTAFVFLESLPLTPNGKIDRKALKAPDTVRPELEVVYQPPQTEVEKTITDIWQKVLNLEKVGIHDNFFELGGHSLLLVQVHSKLQKRFQRDFLLVEMFQYPTVSHLARYFSQESREETSFIKHSENRTASVQRRKQARKEHREITKERGVS, encoded by the coding sequence ATGAAACAAAATAATATTGAAGATATATACGAACTTTCACCTATGCAGCAGGGTATGCTTTTTCATAAGCTTGCTGCACCTAATTCCATAGTATATTTTGAGCAAGCTTGCTTCAGGTTACAAACTCAACTGAATGTCTCAGCCTTTCAGAAAGCTTGGCAGCGAGTTGTAGATCGCCATCCCATTTTGCGTACCTCTTTCTATTGGGATAATCTTGATAAACCTTATCAGGTTGTCCATCAGCAAGTAAACTTACCGTATGTATTTCAAGACTGGCGGCAATTATCTTTTCAAGAGCAACAAAAGCAATTAAAAGCTTTCTTAAAAGCAGATGGCGATCGCGGCTTTGAACTTTCCCAAGCTCCTCTGATTCGCCTAACATTAATTCAAGTGGATGATAATACTTATGAATTTGTTTTTAGCTTTCACCACATATTAATGGAAGGATGGTCTGTAACCTGGTTGTGGAAAGAATTCTATGAGTTTTATAATGCTTTCTGCCAAGGTCAAGATTTACATCTAGAACGTCCACGTCCCTATAGAGAATATATTACTTGGCTACAGCAGCAAGACCTAAATCAAGCAGAGGCTTTCTGGCGGCAGAAACTCAAAGAATTCACACTACCAACACCAATTATCGTGGGTAAGAGTTCTGCTAGCTTTTCTGACCAAAAAGGAGGTTATCAAAGGCAAGATATCTCAGTATCGGCTACTACAACAACTGCTTTAAAATCCTTTGCACGCAAGCATCAACTGACCTTAAATATATTAATGAAAGGAGCTTGGGCTTTACTTTTAAATCGTTATAGCCAAGAATCAGATATAGTTTTTGGATCTACATCTTCAGGGCGACCGACTGCCCTAGCAGATGCAGAGTCTATGATCGGACTATTTATCAACACACTGCCATTAAGAGTACAACTACAGAATAATGCTTATCTCTCACCTTGGCTGAAAAATCTTCAAGCCGAAGAAGTTCAGATGCGGGAGTATGAATATAGCCCCTTACTCAAAATTCAACAATGGAGTGAGATCCCCCGTGGTCTACAATTATTTGATAGCATTTTAGTTTTTGATAATGAGTTAGTAGATTACAATCAAGGTGCTATTGCTCAAAGTCTAGGGGTCGTTGAATCTCAGTTATTGGGCGAATCTCAGTCATTATTTGACTGGACAAACTACCCTCTCACCGTGAAGGTAGTGCCTAAATCAGATTTATTGAATCTGTGTATTTCTTATGATACGCATCGCTTTGATAGTGCTACTATTACCCAAATGTTGGGACACTTCCAGACATTATTGGAAAGCATAGTTAGTAATCCTGAACAACGGATTTGTGATTTGCAATTACTAACTTCATCGGAAATAAAACAGTTATTAGTTGAGTGGAATGATACCAAAATAGACTATGCTGAAGATAAGTGCATTCATAAATTGTTTGAGGAACAGGTAGAACGTACACCTGATGCTGTTGCAGCCTTCTTTGAAAACCAACAGCTAACCTACCGCGAGTTGAACAACCGAGCGAATCAACTAGCACACTACCTACAACAGCTAGGAGTAAAACCAGAAGTATTAGTTGGGATTTGTATAGAGCGTTCGTCGGAGACGTTGCCGCAGGCATCGCTCGATATGGTCATCGGACTATTAGCCATCCTGAAAGCAGGTGGCGCATACATACCAATAGACCCCAACTATCCCCAAGAACGCATCGCATTTATACTAGAAGACACTCAAACACCAGTATTACTCACTCAAGCCTCACTACTAGAAACAATACCCCACCACAAAGCTCAAGTCATCTGTTTAGATACCGATTGGCATCTCATCACCCAACAAAGCCAGGAAAATGTCTTCTCTGAAATAGCCCCCGACAACCTCGCTTATGTCATCTATACCTCTGGTTCAACAGGTAAACCAAAAGGTGTAATGATTAAACACGCAAACACAGTTGCAATGTTGGATTGGGCAAAACAAACCTTTACAATTGAAGCTTTGCAAGGAGTTTTAGCATCAACCTCAATTTGCTTCGACCTTTCAGTGTTCGAGTTATTTGTTCCTCTGTGTTGCGGCGGCAAGGTGATTCTAATGGAGAACGCACTATATTTACCAACTCTGCCAACAGCCCAAAATGTAACCCTAATAAATACTGTCCCAAGTGTGATTTCACAGTTATTGAGAACTAATAGCATTCCGGCTTCAGTCCAAACAATCAATGTTGCAGGTGAACCACTTCATCATCATCTCGTACAACAACTTTATCAGCAGGAGAATATACAACAGGTATTTAACTTATATGGCCCTTCTGAAGATACAACTTATTCAACATTTGCCCTTCTAGACAAAGATACTAGCAATATTCCACCGATTGGTCGCCCGATTCACAACACGCAGATTTATTTGTTAGATCAAAATTTACAACCTGTTCCTGTGGGTGTAACTGGGATGTTGTATATTGGTGGTGCAGGTTTATCGCGTGGTTATCTCAACAAACCAGAACTGACGGCCGAACGATTTATTCCCAATCCTTACACGCAGCTAGCAGGGGAAAGGTTATATCAAACTGGGGATTTAGGGCGCTATTTACCAAATGGAGAGATTGAGTATATTGGGCGCATTGACTATCAAGTAAAAGTACGTGGTTTCCGTATTGAACTCTTAGAAATTGAAGCACTGATTATTGAGCATCCTGAAGTCCGAGAGGCTGTAGTTACGGTTGATTCTTCCGAAACAGATTCTCAGCGAATAGTTGCTTATGTAGTTCCGAACTCAGAGCAAACACTAACTATTTCTCAACTGCGCGATTTTTTAGAGGCAAAGTTACCAAACTATATGGTGCCCACTGCTTTTGTCTTTTTGGAGTCACTACCATTAACTCCTAATGGCAAGATTGACCGGAAGGCGCTCAAAGCTCCTGATACAGTGCGTCCAGAATTGGAAGTAGTTTATCAGCCACCCCAAACCGAGGTAGAAAAAACTATTACCGATATTTGGCAAAAAGTACTTAATCTTGAGAAGGTAGGAATTCATGATAATTTCTTTGAACTGGGTGGTCATTCACTGCTTTTAGTGCAAGTTCATAGTAAATTACAAAAAAGATTTCAGAGAGATTTTCTCTTAGTAGAAATGTTTCAATATCCAACCGTAAGCCACCTAGCTAGATATTTTAGTCAGGAATCAAGAGAAGAAACATCTTTTATAAAGCATTCTGAAAATAGGACAGCTTCAGTACAGCGGCGAAAGCAAGCCAGAAAAGAACATCGAGAGATAACAAAAGAAAGGGGAGTTTCATAG
- the panP gene encoding pyridoxal-dependent aspartate 1-decarboxylase PanP: protein MTLSEKEILTINKFSQNDQVLHLEIGEYVKKMFTPTQGKSLETQIDEIANDFSQEFLSANNANTNIDIDLIIRNFGDSKIPTQPTDFESYFQSLNENIIAHSIHTSSPQFIGHMTSALPSFVRPLAKLMTAMNQNAVKIETAKTLSFCEREALAMMHRQIYNLSDNFYIQHIQNNQSTLGILVSGGTTANITALWCARNKSLGAKNEFLGIEKEGLSAALNFYGYKGAVIIGSELMHFSFDKAADLMGISTQNLIRVAVDSNNQVNLQALRQVVADCHEKNLHIIAIVGIAGTTDSGSVDPLEDIAEIAQENNVHFHVDAAWGGPVIFSQKHRHKLAGIEKADSVTIDGHKQLYLPMGIGMVFFHDPYLASSIEKHASYTMRKGSFDLGKRALEGSRPGMALFLHAGLKLIGLKGYEFLIDEGIRKTQYMAARISAMPEFELLAEPDTNLLIYRYIPEQFRAVIVKQQFTEADNQIINNFNEYLQKMQRQIGRTFISRTTKTTISFNKEIPVIAMRAVIANPLTTEEDIDAVLNDQIQIASEISNSYFLK, encoded by the coding sequence ATGACATTAAGCGAAAAAGAAATTCTAACCATAAATAAGTTTTCCCAGAACGATCAAGTATTACATTTGGAAATTGGTGAGTATGTAAAAAAAATGTTTACACCTACTCAAGGCAAATCTCTAGAAACGCAGATAGATGAGATAGCCAATGATTTTTCTCAAGAATTTTTAAGCGCAAATAATGCAAATACTAATATTGATATTGACTTAATAATTAGGAATTTTGGTGATAGTAAAATACCTACACAACCTACTGATTTTGAAAGCTATTTTCAATCTTTAAATGAAAATATTATTGCTCATTCAATACACACATCATCACCGCAATTTATCGGTCACATGACCTCAGCACTTCCTTCTTTTGTGCGCCCTTTAGCAAAACTGATGACAGCAATGAATCAAAATGCTGTCAAAATAGAGACTGCTAAGACCTTGAGCTTCTGCGAACGTGAAGCTTTAGCAATGATGCATCGACAAATTTATAATTTATCCGATAATTTCTACATCCAGCATATTCAAAACAATCAGAGTACATTAGGAATTTTGGTTTCTGGTGGTACAACAGCTAATATCACAGCCCTCTGGTGTGCCAGAAATAAATCTTTAGGCGCAAAAAATGAATTTTTAGGCATAGAAAAAGAAGGTTTAAGCGCAGCTTTAAATTTCTATGGTTACAAAGGGGCAGTCATAATTGGCTCCGAATTAATGCATTTCTCTTTTGATAAAGCTGCGGATTTAATGGGCATAAGTACCCAAAATTTGATTAGAGTGGCCGTTGATTCTAACAATCAAGTCAATCTACAAGCATTACGCCAAGTTGTTGCAGATTGTCATGAGAAAAACTTACATATTATAGCTATTGTTGGTATTGCTGGAACTACGGATTCTGGTAGTGTTGATCCACTAGAAGATATTGCAGAGATTGCCCAAGAAAATAATGTACATTTTCATGTAGATGCTGCTTGGGGTGGCCCAGTTATCTTTTCCCAAAAACATCGACATAAGCTTGCTGGTATTGAAAAAGCTGATTCAGTGACCATTGATGGACATAAACAATTATATTTACCAATGGGTATTGGTATGGTCTTTTTCCACGACCCTTATCTAGCTTCTTCAATTGAAAAACATGCTAGCTATACCATGCGTAAGGGATCGTTTGATTTAGGTAAGCGTGCTTTAGAAGGTTCTCGGCCGGGGATGGCTTTATTTTTACATGCTGGTCTAAAGCTGATTGGACTTAAGGGATATGAGTTTTTAATTGATGAAGGAATTAGGAAAACTCAATACATGGCTGCTCGAATTTCGGCAATGCCTGAATTTGAATTGTTGGCAGAACCAGATACTAATTTGTTAATTTATCGCTATATTCCAGAGCAATTTAGAGCAGTAATTGTAAAACAACAGTTCACAGAGGCAGATAATCAAATTATCAACAATTTTAATGAATATTTACAAAAGATGCAGCGCCAAATTGGCCGCACTTTTATCTCACGAACAACAAAAACAACCATCAGCTTTAATAAAGAAATTCCAGTAATTGCCATGCGTGCAGTAATTGCTAATCCGTTAACTACTGAAGAAGATATTGACGCAGTTTTAAATGACCAAATTCAGATTGCTTCTGAAATATCAAATTCATATTTTCTCAAATAG
- a CDS encoding type I polyketide synthase has protein sequence MSTPTANYLNGSEIAIIGLSGRFPGAKDIDEFWYNLQNGIESISSFTDEELLSAGISSSILNDPNYVKALGILENAELFDAEFFGFNPREAEITDPQHRIFLECAWSALENAGYDSQNYQGAIGVYAGSGLNGYLLNIYLNQNIINSIDPQQLLIAGNKDFLTTRVSYKLNLEGPSYAVQTACSTSLVAVHLAIMSLLNGECDIALAGGVAISASRKDGYLYTEGGILSPDGHCRAFDADAKGSVSGEGVGIVVLKRLEDALSDRDTIHAIIKGSAINNDGSFKVSYTAPRIDTQAKVIKTAQIVAEVEPETITYVEAHGTGTALGDPIEIAALTQAFRSSTQKKGFCAIGSVKTNVGHLDTAAGVTGLIKTVLALKHKQIPPSLHFTSPNPEIDFANSPFYVNNTLSKWETNDTPRRAGVSSFGLGGTNVHLILEEAPAVEERGSKEAGEQGRKYHLLVLSSKTASALETATTNLANYLQKYPDLNLADVAYTLQVGRRNFDYRRAVVCQDIQDAVNALQEPKRVFSNTQKTQERPVAFMFSGLGTHYVDMALELYQTEPTFSTSVDQCCELLKPHLNLDLRDVLYPNRNSENGNKQKQNTLSAGLDLRKMLGRGTEQVDVATQKLNQTFLTQPAIFVIEYALAQLWISWGIRPAAMIGYSIGEYVAATLAEVLSLEDTLTLVAKRAQMIQELPNGAMLAVGLSEEEIKPLLNDRISMSAINGSSLCVIAGFPDAIEELERKLSERGLVGKRLQTSHAFHSVIMEAIAPTFHNLVKTFSLKPPKIPYLSNVTGTWITADQATDPSYWVQHLCQAVRFASGVQELWKKDRPILLEVGPGQALISFALQCLESDDRAKSVMLPSLRHSYEQQSDIAFLMTTLGRLWLAGVKVDWSGFYVHEQHGRIPLPTYPFEGQRYWIDANPEANLAQRKDRQALDKKPNIADWFYVPSWKRSSHIGVKSTQKLSYLVFIDTLCIGSEVAKQLELQGHDVITVRVGEQFSKLGECPTDRLRQRTYTINPQASSDYDTLLKELAIAQSTRWHFAHFWSLNPNTQAESPHQFFEECQNNGFYSLLFLAQALGKQEITDDLQILVTTNNVQEVNGDEKLCPEKATVMGICKVIPQEYPNITCRHIDVVIPESGTRQENQLIDQLVTELTQTASENIVAYRGKHRWVQTFEPIQLEEPDREKISIREGGVYLIAGGLGDVGLVLAEYLAQTAHIKLILTGRSGLPAKSEWSQWLSTHDENDDISRKIQKVQALEALGAEVLICHADVANLEQMQAVMTQALNRFGEIHGVIHAATVRVYNTVQQISKTECETQLRSTGYGLFVLENILQGKQLDFCVVISSLASVLGVLGMAAYPAAHIFTDAFVHKHNQTSLVPWLSINYSDWITQEFPESATIPKGADSTMTRQEGLEVFKRALSTSKLTQIVTSTVDLPASIRKWIGLEFRQNSQLAPKTSSAPSYLRPNLDNDYVAPQSEVEQTIANIWQELLGFKQIGIHDSFFELGGDSVLGIQVSARAAKAGFRLTPQQLFEHQTIAKLAKVVSTTRIVQAEQGLVTGLVPLTPAQHQFFELNQPEPHYWNQAILLEVLQSLNLAWLEQTLQQLLIHHDALRLRFTHSESGWQQVNTSPQELVPFTRIDLSALSSKAQKSAMEVAAAEIQASLNLSEGPIVRFVLFELGINKLSRLLIVSHHLTVDPGSWRILLEDLQTAYQQISQGQVINLPQKTTSFKQWSIRLQEYAHSEQLQKEQKHWLSERLKQVPRLPIDYPSGVNTVASEDQIVLVTLSEKETQLLLQEVPKVYRTNTQEVLLTALVQAFRQWTSVNLLLINLDENGREVSTGSINDVDISRTVGWITTTYPVLLDLQKADNPGDALKVVKEQIRHVSNKGIDYGVLRYLSQDTVLTEKIRSLPQAEVMFLYVGQISKSLPQNSLFKWTEESPGPTLSPQATRPYLLQITVSVTGGQLQLDLNYSKNIHKRQTIEKLSNNFAKELKSLITHCQSPEAGDYTPSDFLAANINQENLSQLLAQIGQLDRSNF, from the coding sequence ATGAGTACTCCCACAGCAAATTATCTCAATGGTTCAGAAATAGCAATTATCGGCTTATCAGGGCGTTTTCCTGGAGCCAAAGATATTGATGAATTCTGGTATAATCTCCAAAATGGCATAGAATCAATTTCTTCTTTTACTGATGAAGAATTATTATCAGCAGGTATAAGCTCATCTATATTAAATGACCCCAACTATGTGAAGGCACTGGGTATATTAGAAAACGCAGAATTATTTGATGCAGAGTTTTTTGGCTTTAATCCCAGAGAAGCAGAAATTACCGATCCACAACACCGAATTTTTCTAGAATGTGCTTGGTCAGCTTTAGAAAATGCTGGATACGATTCACAAAATTATCAAGGTGCGATTGGCGTTTATGCTGGCTCCGGTCTGAATGGCTACTTACTTAATATTTATCTAAATCAAAATATCATCAACTCTATCGATCCTCAGCAACTCCTAATTGCTGGTAACAAAGATTTTTTAACTACTCGCGTTTCTTACAAACTCAACTTAGAGGGGCCAAGCTACGCGGTGCAAACTGCTTGCTCAACTTCATTGGTTGCTGTCCACTTAGCGATTATGAGCTTACTCAATGGTGAATGTGATATCGCTTTAGCTGGTGGCGTTGCCATAAGTGCGTCAAGAAAAGATGGATATCTGTATACAGAAGGGGGAATATTGTCTCCCGATGGACATTGCCGGGCATTTGATGCTGATGCTAAGGGTTCTGTAAGCGGTGAAGGTGTGGGTATTGTAGTGTTGAAGCGATTAGAAGATGCTTTGAGCGATCGCGACACTATTCATGCCATCATCAAAGGATCGGCTATCAATAATGATGGTTCATTCAAGGTCAGCTACACAGCACCCCGCATCGATACCCAAGCAAAAGTAATTAAAACAGCCCAAATAGTCGCCGAAGTAGAACCAGAAACTATCACCTATGTTGAAGCCCACGGTACAGGAACAGCTTTAGGAGATCCTATTGAAATTGCTGCCTTAACACAAGCTTTTCGCTCTAGTACCCAGAAGAAAGGATTCTGCGCCATTGGTTCGGTGAAAACCAATGTTGGACATTTAGACACGGCGGCGGGTGTGACGGGATTAATCAAAACTGTATTGGCACTCAAGCATAAACAGATACCCCCAAGCCTGCACTTTACTTCGCCTAATCCCGAAATTGACTTTGCCAATAGTCCTTTCTACGTCAATAACACACTTTCTAAATGGGAAACAAATGACACTCCCCGACGTGCAGGAGTTAGTTCTTTTGGTTTAGGGGGAACCAATGTACATTTAATTCTCGAAGAAGCTCCGGCTGTGGAGGAGCGGGGGAGCAAGGAAGCGGGGGAGCAGGGGAGAAAATATCATTTGTTAGTTCTTTCTAGCAAAACGGCATCAGCACTAGAAACTGCTACAACAAATCTTGCTAATTATCTGCAAAAGTATCCCGATTTAAATCTTGCCGATGTGGCTTATACATTGCAGGTTGGGCGCAGAAATTTCGATTATCGGCGTGCAGTTGTTTGCCAAGATATTCAAGATGCTGTCAACGCACTTCAAGAACCAAAGCGAGTTTTTAGCAATACTCAGAAAACTCAGGAACGTCCTGTTGCCTTCATGTTTTCTGGGCTGGGAACTCACTACGTTGATATGGCTCTTGAACTTTACCAAACTGAGCCAACATTTAGCACCTCAGTTGACCAATGCTGTGAACTCCTCAAACCCCACCTTAATCTTGATTTGCGAGATGTTTTGTATCCCAATAGAAACAGTGAGAATGGAAATAAGCAAAAACAAAATACTCTCTCTGCTGGGCTAGATTTGCGAAAAATGTTAGGCCGGGGAACGGAACAAGTAGATGTCGCAACTCAAAAGCTGAATCAAACCTTTCTCACCCAACCAGCTATCTTCGTCATTGAATACGCTTTAGCTCAGTTATGGATATCGTGGGGAATTCGTCCGGCGGCAATGATTGGCTACAGCATCGGTGAATATGTAGCGGCAACTCTCGCCGAAGTTTTATCTTTGGAAGACACTTTAACCCTGGTAGCGAAAAGAGCGCAAATGATTCAAGAGTTGCCAAATGGGGCAATGTTGGCAGTTGGGCTTTCAGAGGAGGAAATAAAACCTCTGTTGAACGATCGCATCTCCATGTCTGCAATCAATGGGTCATCGTTGTGTGTGATTGCGGGTTTCCCGGATGCTATCGAAGAATTGGAAAGAAAGTTGAGTGAACGGGGTTTAGTTGGGAAGCGTTTGCAGACTTCCCATGCTTTTCATTCTGTGATAATGGAAGCGATCGCACCGACTTTTCACAATTTAGTCAAAACCTTTAGTCTCAAGCCCCCGAAAATCCCCTATTTATCAAACGTTACAGGTACTTGGATTACAGCAGATCAAGCAACAGATCCTAGTTATTGGGTGCAGCACCTCTGTCAAGCAGTACGCTTTGCTTCGGGAGTACAAGAGTTGTGGAAAAAAGATCGTCCAATTTTATTGGAGGTTGGCCCCGGTCAAGCATTGATCAGTTTCGCATTGCAATGTCTAGAAAGTGACGATAGAGCCAAATCAGTGATGCTCCCTTCCCTGCGGCATTCCTACGAGCAACAGTCAGATATTGCATTTTTAATGACTACATTGGGTCGCCTATGGCTAGCAGGGGTAAAAGTAGATTGGTCTGGTTTTTATGTTCACGAACAACACGGTCGCATTCCCTTACCGACCTATCCTTTTGAAGGCCAACGTTACTGGATTGATGCCAATCCTGAAGCGAATTTGGCACAGCGCAAAGATCGGCAAGCATTAGACAAAAAACCAAATATTGCTGACTGGTTTTACGTTCCTTCCTGGAAACGGTCTTCTCATATAGGAGTAAAATCAACACAAAAATTATCTTATTTGGTGTTTATTGATACTCTCTGCATAGGTTCAGAAGTTGCTAAACAGTTGGAATTACAAGGGCATGATGTAATTACTGTGAGAGTTGGAGAGCAGTTTAGCAAGTTAGGCGAATGTCCTACGGACAGGCTGCGCCAACGCACTTACACAATTAATCCCCAAGCAAGTAGTGACTATGATACCTTGCTGAAGGAACTTGCGATCGCGCAGTCTACTAGATGGCATTTCGCTCATTTTTGGAGTCTGAACCCTAACACACAGGCAGAATCACCCCATCAGTTTTTTGAAGAATGTCAAAATAATGGTTTTTATAGTCTACTTTTTCTGGCCCAGGCATTGGGAAAACAAGAAATTACCGACGATTTGCAAATTCTAGTAACAACCAACAATGTGCAAGAGGTGAATGGCGATGAAAAGTTATGCCCAGAAAAAGCAACTGTTATGGGAATCTGTAAAGTAATTCCCCAAGAATATCCCAACATCACCTGTCGTCATATTGATGTAGTCATTCCTGAATCAGGAACACGCCAAGAAAATCAACTCATAGACCAACTTGTAACAGAACTCACTCAAACCGCATCCGAGAACATAGTTGCCTACCGTGGCAAACATCGTTGGGTGCAAACTTTTGAACCAATACAACTTGAAGAACCAGATCGAGAAAAAATTTCCATCAGGGAAGGGGGAGTGTACTTAATCGCTGGTGGTTTGGGGGATGTTGGTTTAGTGCTAGCAGAATATCTCGCCCAGACAGCACATATCAAACTAATTCTCACAGGGCGTTCAGGTTTACCCGCAAAATCAGAGTGGTCGCAATGGCTATCAACTCATGATGAAAACGACGACATCAGTCGCAAAATCCAGAAAGTGCAAGCATTAGAAGCATTGGGTGCGGAAGTTTTAATTTGCCACGCTGATGTTGCGAATCTCGAACAAATGCAAGCAGTAATGACTCAAGCGTTAAACCGCTTTGGTGAAATTCATGGTGTCATTCATGCTGCAACTGTGAGAGTGTACAACACTGTTCAACAGATAAGTAAAACTGAGTGTGAAACTCAATTACGCTCAACAGGCTATGGATTATTTGTATTAGAAAATATCTTACAGGGAAAACAACTTGATTTCTGCGTAGTCATATCGTCATTAGCATCTGTTTTGGGGGTACTGGGTATGGCTGCCTATCCAGCAGCGCACATATTCACAGATGCTTTTGTACACAAACACAATCAAACAAGTCTTGTTCCTTGGTTAAGCATTAATTATAGCGACTGGATTACTCAAGAATTCCCTGAATCGGCGACGATACCCAAAGGTGCGGATTCGACGATGACGCGCCAAGAAGGTCTAGAGGTTTTTAAACGTGCTTTATCTACAAGTAAGTTGACTCAAATAGTCACATCAACGGTAGATTTGCCAGCTAGCATCAGGAAATGGATTGGACTAGAATTTCGGCAAAATTCTCAACTTGCACCAAAAACCAGTTCTGCTCCATCTTATTTAAGACCTAATTTAGATAATGACTATGTTGCCCCTCAAAGTGAAGTAGAGCAAACAATTGCCAATATCTGGCAAGAACTCCTTGGTTTTAAACAAATAGGCATTCACGATAGCTTTTTTGAGTTGGGCGGGGACTCTGTGCTTGGTATTCAAGTCAGTGCCAGAGCCGCTAAAGCAGGTTTTCGGCTAACTCCTCAGCAATTATTTGAACATCAAACAATTGCTAAACTAGCAAAGGTGGTAAGCACAACCCGAATTGTCCAGGCTGAACAAGGTTTAGTAACTGGCCTAGTACCCTTAACACCTGCTCAACATCAGTTTTTTGAATTGAATCAACCAGAACCCCATTACTGGAACCAAGCAATTTTATTAGAGGTACTTCAATCTCTGAATCTAGCTTGGTTAGAGCAAACATTGCAGCAATTATTAATACACCACGATGCCCTGCGCCTCCGGTTCACACACTCTGAGTCTGGCTGGCAGCAGGTCAACACTAGCCCTCAAGAATTAGTGCCGTTTACACGGATTGATTTGTCGGCATTATCATCCAAAGCTCAAAAATCTGCTATGGAGGTAGCCGCCGCCGAAATCCAAGCTAGTTTGAATCTTTCAGAAGGGCCAATTGTGCGGTTTGTCCTTTTTGAACTGGGTATCAATAAGTTAAGCCGCTTGCTAATTGTCAGCCACCACTTGACAGTAGATCCCGGCTCTTGGCGAATTTTATTAGAGGATCTCCAGACTGCTTATCAGCAAATCAGTCAAGGTCAGGTAATTAATCTGCCACAAAAGACAACCTCCTTTAAGCAGTGGTCTATTCGGTTACAGGAGTATGCCCACTCAGAACAGTTGCAGAAAGAGCAAAAACATTGGTTGAGTGAACGTCTTAAGCAGGTTCCTCGTTTACCCATAGATTACCCTAGCGGTGTAAACACCGTAGCATCAGAAGATCAAATTGTGTTAGTAACTCTCAGCGAAAAAGAGACTCAATTGTTGCTTCAGGAGGTTCCAAAAGTCTATCGAACTAATACACAAGAGGTTTTGCTGACTGCCCTTGTACAGGCTTTTAGACAATGGACAAGCGTGAATTTGTTACTGATTAATCTTGACGAAAATGGGCGTGAGGTAAGTACAGGTAGTATCAATGATGTCGATATATCAAGGACGGTAGGTTGGATTACTACTACTTATCCTGTACTTTTAGATTTGCAAAAAGCAGATAATCCCGGCGATGCTTTGAAAGTCGTTAAAGAACAAATTCGTCATGTTTCTAACAAGGGCATTGACTATGGAGTATTACGCTACCTGAGTCAAGATACAGTACTGACTGAGAAAATTCGCTCCCTTCCCCAAGCAGAGGTAATGTTTCTCTACGTTGGTCAAATTAGTAAAAGTTTGCCTCAGAATTCTTTGTTTAAGTGGACGGAAGAATCGCCAGGGCCAACACTCAGCCCCCAAGCAACTCGGCCTTATCTATTACAAATAACTGTATCGGTTACTGGAGGTCAATTGCAACTGGATTTGAACTACAGCAAGAATATCCATAAACGTCAAACAATAGAAAAATTATCTAACAATTTTGCTAAAGAACTCAAATCTCTCATTACCCACTGTCAGTCTCCCGAAGCAGGCGATTATACTCCTTCTGATTTTTTGGCAGCAAATATCAATCAAGAAAATTTAAGCCAGTTACTAGCTCAGATTGGTCAATTAGACAGGAGTAATTTCTGA